A window of the Tachysurus fulvidraco isolate hzauxx_2018 chromosome 6, HZAU_PFXX_2.0, whole genome shotgun sequence genome harbors these coding sequences:
- the LOC113660854 gene encoding nectin-3-like isoform X2: MLVGMRLTWIFLFLLCFASIKAIKVIGRDVTVTAGDDAQLFCEAIETTEPLTTIRWQRRTKKKPTNTDFLVITSSGKEEHINGLRDRVKFAGNLAVLDGSILLSNVTILDEGIYTCIFSVFPSGPYKTEIRLTVQVPPVVTVGTNVPAVAGDTEGILATCTAANAKPAAEVSWSLGALNNTVKVQNTVTVDSEDRYTVKSNLIGTASKDLNQKKVQCVVTHPGLKQNLEMNYTLDIHYPPQVVYISSAGDQGETREFLCDTDANPKPTNFTWGRYFPVNETLSSGVNSSLIVQLTPDSNGPYYCVVSNQHGEAVGSLYMYVKTSTESKTCWTLFILTLVAGVCCFLFWKFELFQRVNKILRRDISQPVRTESPDHEEEH; encoded by the exons ATGCTGGTCGGGATGCGGTTAACATggatttttctgtttcttttgtgttttgccAGCATTAAAG ccaTAAAGGTCATTGGTCGGGATGTGACTGTAACAGCAGGAGATGATGCGCAGTTATTCTGTGAAGCGATCGAGACAACAGAGCCTCTAACAACTATTAGGTGGCAAAGACGAACAAAGAAAAAACCAACAAATACAGATTTTCTGGTTATCACTTCCAGTGGCAAAGAAGAACATATAAACGGACTGAGAGACCGAGTAAAATTTGCAGGGAATTTGGCAGTACTGGATGGCTCAATTCTTCTAAGTAATGTTACTATTTTAGATGAAGGAATCTACACTTGCATCTTCAGCGTATTTCCAAGTGGACcatataaaacagaaattcGTCTCACAGTACAAG TTCCTCCTGTTGTCACTGTGGGCACTAATGTTCCTGCTGTTGCTGGAGACACTGAAGGGATTTTAGCGACCTGCACTGCAGCCAATGCAAAGCCTGCAGCAGAAGTGTCGTGGAGTCTGGGTGCTTTAAACAACACAGTGAAAGTACAAAATACTGTTACTGTGGACTCTGAAGATAGATACACTGTTAAAAGCAACCTGATTGGAACTGCATCTAAAGATCTAAACCAGAAGAAGGTTCAGTGTGTAGTCACACACCCTGGCCTGAAGCAGAACCTAGAGATGAATTACACATTGGATATTCACT ATCCTCCCCAGGTGGTTTATATTAGTTCAGCAGGTGATCAAGGGGAAACCCGTGAATTTCTGTGTGACACAGACGCTAATCCAAAACCTACCAACTTTACCTGGGGCAG atattttccaGTGAACGAGACTCTTTCCAGTGGTGTTAATAGCAGTCTGATTGTTCAGCTGACCCCTGATAGTAACGGACCTTACTATTGTGTGGTGTCTAACCAACACGGGGAAGCTGTTGGTTCCCTCTATATGTATGTTAAAACAT CTACAGAATCTAAAACCTGTTGGACTCTGTTCATCCTGACCCTCGTTGCTGGGGTTTGCTGTTTTCTCTTTTGGAAATTTGAATTGTTTCAGCGTGTTAATAAAATACTGCG gCGTGATATCAGTCAACCTGTGCGTACGGAATCTCCAGACCATGAAGAG gaGCATTGA
- the LOC113660854 gene encoding nectin-3-like isoform X1: MLVGMRLTWIFLFLLCFASIKAIKVIGRDVTVTAGDDAQLFCEAIETTEPLTTIRWQRRTKKKPTNTDFLVITSSGKEEHINGLRDRVKFAGNLAVLDGSILLSNVTILDEGIYTCIFSVFPSGPYKTEIRLTVQVPPVVTVGTNVPAVAGDTEGILATCTAANAKPAAEVSWSLGALNNTVKVQNTVTVDSEDRYTVKSNLIGTASKDLNQKKVQCVVTHPGLKQNLEMNYTLDIHYPPQVVYISSAGDQGETREFLCDTDANPKPTNFTWGRYFPVNETLSSGVNSSLIVQLTPDSNGPYYCVVSNQHGEAVGSLYMYVKTSTESKTCWTLFILTLVAGVCCFLFWKFELFQRVNKILRRDISQPVRTESPDHEEVCVKSFI; this comes from the exons ATGCTGGTCGGGATGCGGTTAACATggatttttctgtttcttttgtgttttgccAGCATTAAAG ccaTAAAGGTCATTGGTCGGGATGTGACTGTAACAGCAGGAGATGATGCGCAGTTATTCTGTGAAGCGATCGAGACAACAGAGCCTCTAACAACTATTAGGTGGCAAAGACGAACAAAGAAAAAACCAACAAATACAGATTTTCTGGTTATCACTTCCAGTGGCAAAGAAGAACATATAAACGGACTGAGAGACCGAGTAAAATTTGCAGGGAATTTGGCAGTACTGGATGGCTCAATTCTTCTAAGTAATGTTACTATTTTAGATGAAGGAATCTACACTTGCATCTTCAGCGTATTTCCAAGTGGACcatataaaacagaaattcGTCTCACAGTACAAG TTCCTCCTGTTGTCACTGTGGGCACTAATGTTCCTGCTGTTGCTGGAGACACTGAAGGGATTTTAGCGACCTGCACTGCAGCCAATGCAAAGCCTGCAGCAGAAGTGTCGTGGAGTCTGGGTGCTTTAAACAACACAGTGAAAGTACAAAATACTGTTACTGTGGACTCTGAAGATAGATACACTGTTAAAAGCAACCTGATTGGAACTGCATCTAAAGATCTAAACCAGAAGAAGGTTCAGTGTGTAGTCACACACCCTGGCCTGAAGCAGAACCTAGAGATGAATTACACATTGGATATTCACT ATCCTCCCCAGGTGGTTTATATTAGTTCAGCAGGTGATCAAGGGGAAACCCGTGAATTTCTGTGTGACACAGACGCTAATCCAAAACCTACCAACTTTACCTGGGGCAG atattttccaGTGAACGAGACTCTTTCCAGTGGTGTTAATAGCAGTCTGATTGTTCAGCTGACCCCTGATAGTAACGGACCTTACTATTGTGTGGTGTCTAACCAACACGGGGAAGCTGTTGGTTCCCTCTATATGTATGTTAAAACAT CTACAGAATCTAAAACCTGTTGGACTCTGTTCATCCTGACCCTCGTTGCTGGGGTTTGCTGTTTTCTCTTTTGGAAATTTGAATTGTTTCAGCGTGTTAATAAAATACTGCG gCGTGATATCAGTCAACCTGTGCGTACGGAATCTCCAGACCATGAAGAGGTCTGTGTGAAATCCTTTATTTAA